A DNA window from Rhinolophus sinicus isolate RSC01 linkage group LG10, ASM3656204v1, whole genome shotgun sequence contains the following coding sequences:
- the CCR4 gene encoding C-C chemokine receptor type 4, translating into MPFKGTCLSYCCFLNKAGTTSQTFLRATFRKASFSGWPQSCLEEPGGLKMNPTDIADTTLDESIYSNYYFNENIPNPCTKEGIKAFGGLFLPPLYSLVFLFGLLGNSVVVLVLFKYKRLRSMTDVYLLNLAISDLLFVLSLPFWGYYAADQWVFGLGLCKIISWIYLVGFYSGIFFIMLMSIDRYLAIVHAVFSLRARTVTYGVITSLATWSVAVLASLPGLLFSTCYTERNRTYCKTKYSFNSTSWKVLSSLEINVLGLVIPLGIMLFCYSMIIRTLQHCKNEKKNKAMKMIFAVVVLFLGFWTPYNVVLFLETLVELEVLQDCTFERHLDYAIQATETLAFVHCCLNPVIYFFLGEKFRKYIVQLFKTCRGSFVLCQYCRLLQIYSPDTPSSSYTQSTVDHDLHDAL; encoded by the exons ATGCCCTTCAAAGGCACCTGTCTTTCTTACTGCTGCTTCTTGAACAAGGCTGGCACTACTTCACAGACCTTCCTCAGAGCCACTTTCAGAAAAGCAAG TTTCTCTGGTTGGCCCCAGAGCTGCCTTGAGGAGCCTGGAGGTTTGAAAATGAACCCCACGGATATAGCAGACACCACGCTGGATGAAAGCATCTACAGCAATTACTATTTCAATGAAAACATCCCCAACCCTTGCACCAAAGAAGGCATCAAGGCATTTGGGGGGCTCTTCCTGCCCCCCCTCTACTCCTTGGTCTTTCTGTTTGGTCTGCTTGGCAATTCCGTGGTGGTTCTGGTCCTCTTCAAGTACAAGCGACTCAGGTCCATGACTGACGTGTACCTGCTCAACCTCGCCATCTCCGACCTGCTCTTTgtgctctccctccctttctgggGCTACTATGCTGCAGACCAGTGGGTGTTTGGACTAGGTCTCTGCAAGATTATTTCCTGGATATACTTGGTGGGCTTTTACAGTGGCATATTCTTCATCATGCTCATGAGCATCGATAGATACCTGGCCATCGTGCACGCAGTGTTTTCCTTACGAGCGAGGACCGTGACTTACGGGGTCATCACCAGCTTGGCCACGTGGTCCGTGGCTGTCCTGGCCTCCCTGCCAGGCCTTTTATTCAGCACTTGTTATACAGAGCGCAACCGTACCTATTGCAAAACCAAGTACTCGTTCAACTCCACCAGCTGGAAGGTCCTGAGCTCCCTGGAGATCAACGTCCTGGGCTTGGTGATTCCCTTGGGGATCATGCTGTTTTGCTACTCCATGATCATCAGGACCTTGCAGCACTGTAAGAACGAGAAGAAGAACAAGGCGATGAAGATGATCTTCGCCGTGGTGGTGCTTTTCCTGGGGTTCTGGACGCCGTACAACGTAGTGCTCTTCCTGGAGACCCTGGTCGAGTTAGAGGTCCTGCAGGACTGCACCTTTGAAAGACACCTGGACTATGCCATTCAGGCCACAGAGACCCTGGCTTTCGTTCACTGCTgccttaatccagtcatctacttcTTCCTGGGGGAGAAGTTTCGCAAGTACATCGTACAGCTCTTCAAAACCTGCAGGGGCTCTTTTGTGCTCTGCCAATACTGTAGGCTCCTCCAAATTTACTCCCCCGACACCCCCAGCTCATCGTACACGCAGTCTACAGTGGATCACGATCTCCATGACGCTCTGTAA